TTCATAGGTCTCTCCATTAATTGCTGCCTGCAGATTTTCTTTAGTTGATTTAATAGCTCCAAGTTCTCTCAGATGATTCATAGCATGGACCGTTTCTGCCTCGGCAGCTGCCCTGAAAAGCTTGGCTATCTGTCTGTATCCTTCCTCCTCTGCCTTCTTTGCAAAGGCGAGATATTTTCTATTCGCCTGTGATTCTCCTGCAAAGGCTTCAAGGAGATTCTTCTCAGTCTTTGTCATGCGCTTCCTCCTTAACGAACTCTCTCAAAGGCGTCTTTCGGTGCATTGCAGACAGGACATCTCCAGTCATCTGGAAGTTTTTCAAAAGGTATACCCTCTTTCCCTTCATCATATTCATAACCGCATATGGTACATCTCCATACAGCCATATTTACCTCCTAAAATTTTGCATGATATTCCTTTACCTTTCTGGCAAAGTCCTTTCCGAATTCATAGAGTTTTTGCTCATCTTCAAAGGAAGGCCTGTAGATAATCTGCATTCCAGGCTCATATGTTTCAAGTCCCATTCTCTTGAACTCCTCATATACCTCCTTAACTGCACCTCCACCCCATCCATAACTGCCAAAGGCACCGACGATGCGATTCTTAGGCCTTAAACCTCTTAGATGAGTAAGTAATTCTGCTATGGTTGGATACATTGTGTTATTAAGTGTTGGTGTACCTATCAGAGCTCCTCTTGCCTTCCAGAATTCTTTTATAGCTATACTCATAGGTGTTGCACGGAGTTTTATAACTTTGCAGTCCATCCCCTCATCCCTGATTCCCTGCATTATGGGAAGGGTCATCTGCTCTGTGCTGTGCCACATGGTATCGTATATAATGACGGCACCCAGATTTGCCTTTCCGTTTGCCATATCAAGATACATCTGTAAGACCTTTGCAGGATTCTG
This DNA window, taken from Thermodesulfovibrionales bacterium, encodes the following:
- a CDS encoding rubrerythrin family protein yields the protein MTKTEKNLLEAFAGESQANRKYLAFAKKAEEEGYRQIAKLFRAAAEAETVHAMNHLRELGAIKSTKENLQAAINGETYEFESMYPQMIKDAESEGRVGALKSFQFAN
- a CDS encoding rubredoxin; protein product: MAVWRCTICGYEYDEGKEGIPFEKLPDDWRCPVCNAPKDAFERVR